The nucleotide window CCAGCCAAGAAACAGAGCCCCGTCTCGTTCTTGAAGGCTATACTTGCTCGAATAATTCTCGAGCAACGATTTAATAGTGGAGTTCACAAGTGAACTCAAAGGGTATGGTGTAAATCCAGCCATTGTAAATCTTGATCTCCATTTCCCTAATACTTCATGTCTTTCAACTCTTTCAGCCCCTTCACACGCTATAATGTTTACTATATCGCGTGCAAGACAATGTTGTTCAACATTAATTCGTTGTTGATCATTTCTAGGTAGAGTTACATCAATCGATTCAAAAATAGCCGTGTAGTAGTTTAGTGTTTCTTGAAACCTATGGACGAAAGGGGCGGTGTTGACATTCGATTCTTGTTCAACAAGTGTAATGATTTTTGAAGACCGACA belongs to Helianthus annuus cultivar XRQ/B chromosome 5, HanXRQr2.0-SUNRISE, whole genome shotgun sequence and includes:
- the LOC110943783 gene encoding scarecrow-like transcription factor PAT1, which translates into the protein MSKEASLWTFVVLCRSSKIITLVEQESNVNTAPFVHRFQETLNYYTAIFESIDVTLPRNDQQRINVEQHCLARDIVNIIACEGAERVERHEVLGKWRSRFTMAGFTPYPLSSLVNSTIKSLLENYSSKYSLQERDGALFLGWMNRDLVASCAWK